TCGATGATGCCAGGCAGCGACCAGGTGCGCCGCACCGCGCCGTCGGTGAGCCGCAGCGCGGTGCAGACCTCGCCGCAGGCCGCGTAGACCGTGCCGCCCGTGACGACCGGCGGGACCTTCGCGATGCCCGTCAGCCGCCGAGTCCAACGGGGCTCGCCCGTCCTGGAGTCGACCGCCTGAAGCGTGTCCGCCTTCGACCAGTGCAGCACCAGACCGCCCGCCGTGACCGGACCGCGCACCCCGCCCGTCCGCCGTGGCCAGCTCGTCTCGACGCCGAGGGTGGGAAGCGGAGGCCAGAGCGGCTTCGCGCTGTCCGGATCGAAGCCGTGCAGTGAGCCCGCCGTGGCCAGCAGGCCGGTTCCGTCCGCCACCCCGACGGCCGTGGCGCCCGGTGTCACCGCGAAGGTGTCCGCCGCGACCGCTACACGCTTCCCGCTCCGCGCGCCGACGAGGTGCAGCTCGCCCAGGGTGGTGAGCAGGGCGAAGTTCCCCGCGTCCGGCAGCGCGCCCGCGGCCAGCAGTTGGTCCTCGGCGTCCTCCAGCCCCTCGTACGACCACAGTGTCCCGGCCGACGCCGCGTCGACACCGAGCACCCGCCCCCCGAGGATCGCGGCCAGCAGCATCGTGTCGCCGAGCACCGTCGGCGGCTGCGTGCCGGGGCGCTCCAGCTCCCAACGGCTCGCCCCCGTACGCAGATCGACGGCCCGCAGCTCCTTCGTGTCCGTGTCGTCCTGGTACGCCGTGATCACCGTCCCGCCGACGACCGCGGTCCAGCGAAGTGCCGCCGGCGGGAAGGGATCGGCCTTCCCCAGTGCCTTGCCCGAGCCGAGAGCGACGAGGGACAGTCCGACATCGGGCGCCACCAGGGTCCCCTCCGCCACACACCACGCAACGGGCGCGCCCTCCGTGGCCGTCAGCTCCCAGCGCCGGGCTCCGTCGGAGGCCGCGCAGGCGCGGACGTAACCCTCGACGCCGCTCGTGAGCGGTCCGTGGAGCAGGACGGTGCCACCGGAGAGCAGAAGGGCGTCGATGCCACCTGGATCCGCGGTGAGACTCCAGCGGAGCGCGCCCGCCTTCGCCGAACCATTCTTGAGGTCCAGTTGGGCGCCGTCCGAGCTGTTGACGGTGCCGCCCGCTCCCGGATCTCCCCAGCCGCGTACGACGGAGACACCGAACAGCCCGGTCAGGGTGGCGCCGCCGGCCACCAGCACTCCCCGGCGGGCCAGTTCACGACGGCGCTCGGCGCGCTCCGCACGCTCGACGCGACCCGCGTCGGGATTGGGGGCGGGGGCGACACGTGGCTTGTCGGGACGCGGCGCCGGGGCCGTCGCCGCCGTCACCTCCTTCGTGGGAACCACCGCCGTACGCTCGCGCGGACGGTCCTCCTCGTCGCCCCTGATCAGGCTCCGCAGCGGTTCCTCGCGCCACCACAGCGCCGCCCGGGGGTCGGCCGTCCGCTCCAGCACGGCACCGACCGAAGGACGCCCGGCCGGCTCCTTGTCCAGACAGCCGGTCACCAGCGCGCGTATCTCGGCGGGCACGCCGTCCAGGTCGGGCTCCTCGTGCACGGCCCGGTAGAGCAGGATCGCCACCGTCCCGTCCCCGAAGGGGTTACGGCCGGTGGCGGCGAAGGCGAGGACCGCGCCCAGCGCGAACACGTCGGCCGCCGCCGTCACCGGCCCGCTGTCCGTGATCTGTTCGGGCGCGATGAACCCGGGCGTCCCGATGATGTCCCCGGCCCGCGTCATCCCGTGGTCGCCGAGCGCCCGCGCGATCCCGAAGTCGATGACGCGCGGGCCCTCCGCCGTGATCAGGACGTTGGACGGCTTGAGGTCGCGATGGACGAGTCCCGCGCCGTGAATGCTCGTCAGCGCCTCGGCGAGCGCGGCGCCCAGCGACCGTACGACCGGTACCTCCAGCGGCCCGGCGGCGGCGACCGCGCGCCGCAGCGTGACCCCCGGCAGATAGGCGGTGGCCAGCCACGGCACCGGTGACGCGGGATCGGCGTCGAGGACCGCCGCCGTATGCGCCCCCGTCACGGCGCGGGCGGCGGCGGCCTCGCGCCTGAACCGCTCGCGGAACTGCGGTTCGGCCGCGAGGTGCGCGTGGACGGTCTTCACCGCGACCAGCCGGCCCCCGGTCGTACGGCCCAGATACACCCGGCCCATGCCACCGGCGCCGAGCCGGCCGAGCAGCCGTACGGAGCCGAGGGTCGCGGGGTCTCCGGGCAGCAGCGGGTCGGTCATGACAACTCCGGCGCGGTATAGGTGGACAGGGTGCCTCCGGCCGACACGTGGACGAGGCCGGAACCGGCGGCGTCCCCGCCGCCGGCCCCGACGACGACGGACCGCGTGTCGCCGGTCTCGGCCGCCCACACGAGCGCGCCCGTCGCCGCGTTCCGCGCGTGCACACCCCACGCGGGGCGGCCGTCGGTGGTCTCCTCGCCCTCGGGCGCCCTCCCCAGGCCGTAGACGAGCCCGCCGGAGACCACCGGCGGACTTCCCTCCGCCGGCCGTCCGACGTCCTTCAGACTCCAGCGGGTACGGCCGGTCTCCGCGTCGAGGGCCTTCAACGTGCCGTACGTGGCGGTGTGCACGAGCCCGGCGACGGCCGTGGGGGTGATCCCCGCGTCCGTCTCTTCCTCGGACAGTGCGCGGCTCCACCGTGTGCGGCGGGTCGCGAGGTCGACGGAGCGGAGCCGGCCGCCGGTCGCGTAGCAGCGGGCGCCCCGGGAGCCGGGATGCGCCTCCAAGTACCGTGATCCGCCCGGTATCTCGCGTTCGAGCGTGCCGTCGGCGGCGCGCAGGACGGTGAGGGGTTCACCCTTTTCGCTCTCGTCGGAGAGTGAGGCGCGCGCCGATGCCACGGCGATCCGGCCGCCCGCCTGGTGGAGACCCACCACCTCGGCCGCCCCGCCCTGGTGGAACCAGAGAGGGTCTCCCGTGCGCGGGTCGTAGCCGTAGGCGCGCCAGGGGCGATTTCCTCCGGTGCGGCGCTCCCACCGCGTGCCGTACCTCGTGTAGGTGACCAGGCAGACGAGGCCGGCGGAGACCGAGAACGCGGCCCGCTCGCCGTCCGCCGGCGCGTCGGGCCGGCGCAGCTCCAGCGGGCGCCGGGGGTTGTGCCGTACATCGCCCGTGCTCCACTTCTCGACGCCGGTCGCCGCGTCCAGGGCGACGATCTGCGAAGAGAAGAGGCCACTCACCCGCAGTACCTGGACAAGTCCGCGCCCCGGCGCGGCGTCGGTGATGTCCTCGGCCGGATAGGTCCAGCCGACGGCTCCGGTCCGGGCGTCGAGGCGGATCAGCCCGTCCGCGCCCATCAGATAGAGGGCGTCGCCGTGGCGGACCGGTGACGCCTCGCCGATGTCGCGGGTCCACAGGGCGCGGCCGAGCGTGTACGAGGGGGGTGGGTCCGGCCCGTCGTCCCTTTCGTCGCGGCCGGTGAGGGAGGCGAGCCAGGCGACGCCGCCGATCGCGGAGCCGCCGGCGAGGGCCGCACCGCCCCAGCGCAGGAAGCGTCTTCGGGACGCGCCCCGGCTCACGACGGCGTCGGCGCCGCCCGCGCCGGGTGCGCCATCCGTACGCGGGGTGTGACCGACCACCGTGGTGCCGGGCGCCGCCGTTCGCGGTTCGCCGCCCGATTCACCGCCCGGCCCGCCCTCCGATTCAACGGCCGGGTCCGCCGGTCCGGTCGTCGTCATCCCGGGCGCGTTCGCGACCAGCGCCGCCACTTCGTCCTCGCGGCGGCGGATCAGACCGGCCACCGCCTCGCGCTCCCACCACGGATCGCCCTCGGTCCACGCCGCGCACGCGCTCAGCATCTCGGCCACGGTGGGCCGGTCGTCGGGCTCCCGGCTCAGACAGCTCCCGAGCAGATCCCGCCACCCCGTGACGCCCTCCCGCACCCCCGGTATCTCCGCCAGGCCGTCGAGATCCGCCGAGCCGTGCATGGTCCGGTACAGCACCTGGTGCACCGCCCCGGTGCCGAACGGCGGGCGGCCGGTGGCCGCGTACGCCAGCAGCGCCCCGAGCGCGAACACGTCGACGGCCGGGCCCGGTTCGCCCGTCCCGGTCAGCAGTTCGGGCGCGATGAAGCCGGGGGAGCCGACGATCTCACCGCTCTCGGTCAGGCTCTCCTCGGCGGAGGTCCGCGCGATCCCGAAGTCGATGACCATCGGACCGTCGCGCGTCACGACGATGTTCGACGGTTTGAGGTCGCGGTGCACGAGCCCGGCGGCATGCACGGCGGCGATCGCCTCGGCGAGCGCCGCCCCTAGCGCGGCGAGTTCGCCGGGGGCGAGCGGTCCGAGCGCCGAGACCGCCCCGGTGAGGGTGGGGCCCGTGCAGAACTCGGTGGCCAGCCAGGGGCGTACGGCCGCCGGATCGGCGTCCAGCACGGCGGCCGTGAAGGGGCCCGCCACCGAGCGGGCGGCGGCGGCCTCCCGCCGGAACCGCTCCCGGAACTGCGAATCGGCCGCCAGATGCTCGTGGACCGTCTTCACGGCCACCAGCCGCCCGGACGCCGCCCTGCCGAGATGGACCCGGCCCATGCCGCCCTCACCGAGCAGAGCGATCAACCGGTACCCACCGAGCTGTTCCACCGAGGCTCCCCCCTCCGAACCACCGCCCGTGCGCGGCCGATCACTGCGACGCACAGAGAGCATCCCAAGGTTGCGGCGGCACCCGATACCGGCCGGGGGACGTGCCCGTAACGGGGCGTGTCCCGTCTCCCGCCCCGCCTTCCGTACCGCCGCTAAAACCCGTGGCGGCCCGTCGGCCGCTCTCCTAAAGTCATATTCGTCCAGGTGCGAAGGCGGGACCTACTTCCACTTTTAATGGGGCGGTCGCAGGTTCGAGTCCTGCCATCGGCTTTCGAGCCGATGTAGCTCAGTTGGCAGAGCACCTTTGTCGGTTCCGCCGGCCTTGATCTCTGGACTTTTCATCGAATTCGGGGGAATTCCCATGGCACGTTTCAACTCGCGTCTCTCCGTGGTTCGCGGCACTTCGCCCGTGCGGTCGACCGGCCGTACCGCCCGTACGCATCAGGGCGGTACCGGACATCTGCGCGACCCCAAGTCCGAGCTGTTCCTGCTCGCCGTCGCCAACTTCGTTTCCCAGCAGACCTTTTACGAGTCCGGGGACGAGCGCGACAACCGTTTCCTGACCCTCGTGCGCGAGCTGGCCGTCGAGGACCCGCAGTGGACGGCCGGTCTCCTGGGCTGGCTGCGCCGAGACGGGAACATGCGGACCGCCGCCCTCGTCGGCGCCGCCGAATATGTGAAGGCGCGGCTGGAATCGGGTGTCAGTACCGGCCCCTCGAACCGTCAGGTCGTCGATTCCGTACTGCTGCGTGCCGACGAGCCCGGTGAATTGCTCGGTTACTGGACGTCCCGTTACGGCCGCCGAATTCCCAAGCCCGTCAAGCGGGGCGTGGCCGATGCCGTGAAGCGGCTCTACAGCGGTAGGTCGCTGCTCAAGTACGACACCGCGTCGAAGGGTTACCGATTCGGGGA
This window of the Streptomyces niveus genome carries:
- a CDS encoding protein kinase domain-containing protein; the encoded protein is MTDPLLPGDPATLGSVRLLGRLGAGGMGRVYLGRTTGGRLVAVKTVHAHLAAEPQFRERFRREAAAARAVTGAHTAAVLDADPASPVPWLATAYLPGVTLRRAVAAAGPLEVPVVRSLGAALAEALTSIHGAGLVHRDLKPSNVLITAEGPRVIDFGIARALGDHGMTRAGDIIGTPGFIAPEQITDSGPVTAAADVFALGAVLAFAATGRNPFGDGTVAILLYRAVHEEPDLDGVPAEIRALVTGCLDKEPAGRPSVGAVLERTADPRAALWWREEPLRSLIRGDEEDRPRERTAVVPTKEVTAATAPAPRPDKPRVAPAPNPDAGRVERAERAERRRELARRGVLVAGGATLTGLFGVSVVRGWGDPGAGGTVNSSDGAQLDLKNGSAKAGALRWSLTADPGGIDALLLSGGTVLLHGPLTSGVEGYVRACAASDGARRWELTATEGAPVAWCVAEGTLVAPDVGLSLVALGSGKALGKADPFPPAALRWTAVVGGTVITAYQDDTDTKELRAVDLRTGASRWELERPGTQPPTVLGDTMLLAAILGGRVLGVDAASAGTLWSYEGLEDAEDQLLAAGALPDAGNFALLTTLGELHLVGARSGKRVAVAADTFAVTPGATAVGVADGTGLLATAGSLHGFDPDSAKPLWPPLPTLGVETSWPRRTGGVRGPVTAGGLVLHWSKADTLQAVDSRTGEPRWTRRLTGIAKVPPVVTGGTVYAACGEVCTALRLTDGAVRRTWSLPGIIDGLAADASGWYGRIGTSAVRAYNGVDG
- a CDS encoding protein kinase domain-containing protein, with the protein product MEQLGGYRLIALLGEGGMGRVHLGRAASGRLVAVKTVHEHLAADSQFRERFRREAAAARSVAGPFTAAVLDADPAAVRPWLATEFCTGPTLTGAVSALGPLAPGELAALGAALAEAIAAVHAAGLVHRDLKPSNIVVTRDGPMVIDFGIARTSAEESLTESGEIVGSPGFIAPELLTGTGEPGPAVDVFALGALLAYAATGRPPFGTGAVHQVLYRTMHGSADLDGLAEIPGVREGVTGWRDLLGSCLSREPDDRPTVAEMLSACAAWTEGDPWWEREAVAGLIRRREDEVAALVANAPGMTTTGPADPAVESEGGPGGESGGEPRTAAPGTTVVGHTPRTDGAPGAGGADAVVSRGASRRRFLRWGGAALAGGSAIGGVAWLASLTGRDERDDGPDPPPSYTLGRALWTRDIGEASPVRHGDALYLMGADGLIRLDARTGAVGWTYPAEDITDAAPGRGLVQVLRVSGLFSSQIVALDAATGVEKWSTGDVRHNPRRPLELRRPDAPADGERAAFSVSAGLVCLVTYTRYGTRWERRTGGNRPWRAYGYDPRTGDPLWFHQGGAAEVVGLHQAGGRIAVASARASLSDESEKGEPLTVLRAADGTLEREIPGGSRYLEAHPGSRGARCYATGGRLRSVDLATRRTRWSRALSEEETDAGITPTAVAGLVHTATYGTLKALDAETGRTRWSLKDVGRPAEGSPPVVSGGLVYGLGRAPEGEETTDGRPAWGVHARNAATGALVWAAETGDTRSVVVGAGGGDAAGSGLVHVSAGGTLSTYTAPELS